Proteins from a single region of Halorubrum sp. 2020YC2:
- a CDS encoding HVO_2922 family protein gives MPEETIHEAKRPRTRQGLATYLRRIARALGRGEPVPVDEAGTVTVDAAATGDVEVELERGDGTVHFEIEMEWPDEEAAVDAAAAASKAAFELYADSADDYRWRLRHDNGNIIADGGEGYADKRDAKSGIESVQRNAPGAHVIDVSRDEEAPGEGGSDATFELFRDSAEQYRWRLRHDNGNVIADGGQGYASKQKAKQGLRSVKSNAPGAAVEETDE, from the coding sequence ATGCCGGAAGAAACCATCCACGAGGCGAAGCGGCCCCGGACCCGACAGGGACTGGCCACGTACCTCCGCCGGATCGCCCGCGCGCTGGGACGGGGCGAGCCGGTCCCGGTCGACGAGGCCGGAACGGTGACGGTCGACGCCGCCGCGACCGGCGACGTCGAGGTCGAACTCGAACGCGGCGACGGTACGGTCCACTTCGAGATCGAGATGGAGTGGCCCGACGAGGAGGCCGCCGTCGACGCGGCGGCGGCCGCGAGCAAGGCGGCGTTCGAGCTGTACGCCGACAGCGCCGACGACTACCGCTGGCGGCTCCGCCACGACAACGGGAACATCATCGCGGACGGCGGCGAGGGGTACGCCGACAAGCGCGACGCGAAGTCGGGGATCGAGAGCGTCCAGCGGAACGCGCCGGGCGCACACGTGATCGACGTCTCCCGAGACGAGGAGGCGCCCGGCGAGGGCGGCAGCGACGCGACCTTCGAGCTGTTCCGCGACAGCGCGGAGCAGTACCGCTGGCGGCTCCGCCACGACAACGGCAACGTCATCGCCGACGGCGGACAGGGGTACGCCTCGAAGCAGAAGGCGAAACAGGGGCTCCGAAGCGTCAAGTCCAACGCGCCCGGCGCGGCCGTCGAGGAGACGGACGAGTAG
- a CDS encoding protein sorting system archaetidylserine decarboxylase: protein MSRAPPLSRLLPFPVVDAAWDLALVPALAGAVALPLVPPLGAALVALAVGVLWFHRDPERDPPADEETVLSPADGTVSVVREEGSRLRVGVFMNVTDVHVNRAPLAGEVREVRHRPGANRPAFDKESDRNEQVAIDFGDYELLVIAGWFARRIHPSVERGDRVERGDRVGHVSFGSRADVVLPADVGREDLLVTEGDSVRAGETIVAERPDAT from the coding sequence GTGAGTCGTGCGCCGCCGCTCTCCCGGCTCCTCCCGTTTCCGGTCGTCGACGCCGCGTGGGACCTCGCGCTCGTCCCGGCGCTCGCGGGCGCCGTCGCGCTGCCCCTCGTCCCGCCCCTCGGGGCCGCGCTCGTCGCGCTCGCCGTCGGCGTCCTCTGGTTCCACCGCGACCCCGAGCGCGACCCGCCGGCGGACGAGGAAACGGTGCTCTCCCCGGCCGACGGAACGGTCTCGGTGGTGCGCGAGGAGGGCTCCCGGCTCCGGGTCGGCGTGTTCATGAACGTCACCGACGTCCACGTCAACCGCGCGCCGCTCGCGGGCGAGGTCCGCGAGGTCCGCCACCGCCCCGGCGCGAACCGCCCGGCGTTCGACAAGGAGTCGGACCGCAACGAGCAGGTCGCGATCGACTTCGGTGACTACGAACTGCTCGTCATCGCGGGCTGGTTCGCCCGGCGGATCCACCCGTCTGTCGAGCGCGGCGACCGGGTCGAGCGCGGCGACCGCGTCGGCCACGTCTCGTTCGGCTCGCGCGCGGACGTGGTGCTGCCTGCGGACGTGGGTCGCGAGGACCTGCTCGTCACGGAGGGTGACAGCGTGCGCGCGGGCGAGACGATCGTCGCGGAGCGGCCGGACGCGACGTAG
- a CDS encoding DNA primase produces the protein MDALDAKYPFFASAREAVAGAAVSLPELVAADAPAVERARERVERALLEGTVASESGAFPGESAYDAQAELLSYPIARILISLLDSDPAIEKYAAAEAATAMERVRRDLDADDELRSVSSATVALDDLLAEFDLAAAVRPDPTSPAGVRGGAAGGATAATGSGAGRDPDRYRIDVGPYLRLTSPEWGDSWRLVNRALADGAVRVSRDELLAALEAAVEERVAEGLPFELAADEGIAEALESRVADLRRLLSERTYAEPPDVVAPALFPPCMTNLIEKAERDAALSAAESFALMAFLVGIGMTPDEVVAFCADTSLDAEGIRYQTEYLTDERGTQYPPPTCETLANYGICHNEDDHMRVAADPLSYYEKRVAAADEVTDWRSGRETDEPSEA, from the coding sequence ATGGACGCGCTCGACGCCAAGTACCCGTTCTTCGCGAGCGCCCGCGAGGCGGTCGCGGGGGCCGCGGTGTCGCTGCCGGAGCTCGTCGCGGCCGACGCCCCGGCCGTTGAGCGCGCACGCGAGCGCGTCGAGCGCGCCCTCCTCGAAGGGACGGTCGCCTCCGAGAGCGGCGCGTTCCCCGGCGAGTCGGCGTACGACGCGCAGGCCGAACTGCTCTCGTACCCCATCGCACGGATCCTCATCTCGCTGCTCGACTCCGACCCCGCCATCGAGAAGTACGCCGCCGCGGAGGCGGCGACCGCCATGGAGCGGGTCCGCCGCGACCTCGACGCCGACGACGAGCTGCGGTCGGTGTCGTCCGCGACGGTCGCGCTCGACGACCTCCTCGCGGAGTTCGACCTCGCGGCCGCCGTGCGCCCCGACCCGACCTCCCCGGCCGGGGTCCGCGGCGGCGCGGCGGGCGGCGCGACCGCGGCAACCGGGAGCGGCGCCGGCCGAGATCCGGACCGCTACCGGATCGACGTCGGTCCCTACCTCCGGCTTACCTCGCCCGAGTGGGGCGACTCGTGGCGGCTCGTCAACCGCGCGCTCGCAGACGGCGCGGTCCGCGTCTCCCGCGACGAGCTGCTCGCGGCGCTGGAGGCCGCCGTGGAGGAGCGGGTCGCGGAGGGGTTACCCTTCGAGCTGGCGGCCGACGAGGGGATCGCGGAGGCGCTGGAGTCGCGCGTCGCTGACCTCCGGCGGCTGCTCTCCGAGCGCACGTACGCGGAGCCGCCGGACGTCGTCGCGCCCGCGCTGTTCCCACCGTGTATGACGAACCTGATCGAGAAGGCCGAGCGCGACGCCGCGCTCTCCGCGGCCGAGTCGTTCGCGCTGATGGCGTTCCTCGTCGGCATCGGGATGACCCCCGACGAGGTCGTCGCGTTCTGCGCGGACACGAGCCTCGACGCCGAGGGGATCCGCTACCAGACCGAGTACCTAACCGACGAGCGGGGCACCCAGTACCCGCCGCCGACCTGCGAGACGCTCGCGAACTACGGGATCTGTCACAACGAGGACGACCACATGCGGGTCGCGGCCGACCCGCTCTCGTACTACGAGAAGCGGGTAGCCGCCGCCGACGAGGTGACCGACTGGCGGAGCGGTCGGGAGACGGACGAGCCGAGCGAGGCGTGA
- the rpl12p gene encoding 50S ribosomal protein P1: MEYVYAALILNETGEEINEDNVTGVLEAAGVDVEESRVKALVAALEDVDIEEAIETAAAAPAAGAASGGSADADASADEADDDDEADEADAADEADDDDEDEGDGGEGLGELFG, from the coding sequence ATGGAATACGTTTACGCTGCGCTCATCCTGAACGAGACTGGCGAAGAGATCAACGAAGACAACGTCACCGGCGTACTCGAAGCCGCCGGCGTCGATGTCGAGGAGTCCCGCGTCAAGGCGCTCGTCGCCGCGCTGGAGGACGTCGACATCGAGGAGGCCATCGAGACGGCCGCCGCGGCCCCCGCCGCGGGCGCCGCCTCGGGCGGCTCCGCGGACGCGGACGCGTCCGCCGACGAGGCGGACGACGACGACGAGGCCGACGAGGCCGACGCCGCCGACGAGGCGGACGACGACGACGAGGACGAGGGCGACGGCGGCGAGGGCCTCGGCGAGCTCTTCGGCTGA